The Streptomyces cadmiisoli genome has a segment encoding these proteins:
- a CDS encoding MDR family MFS transporter has protein sequence MKESSRSHSGLLLVAVLGGMFLAMLNQTIVGTALPRITQELGGESLYTWTVTAYLLTSTVTVPLYGRLSDLYGRKPLLIIGIVVFLAGSALCALSGSMGQLIAFRALQGLGAGGLLPLSLALVAETIPPERQGRTQGAVGGVMALSYVVGPYLGGVFTDGAGWQWVFLVNLPLGAVVLAAVARYLPAGGGVRTAGRPDYAGIGVLTVGISALLIGLTMKGVDGHTWTDAVVIGPILLGLVLGVPFVLIEQRAAQPIMPLGLFRNRAHTLANVASFFSAFCLFASVVFLPRYFQEALGHSPSRSGLLLYPLMIATVAGSLLTGMLISRTGRYRPWLLGAAALAAAGSLLFARLTLDTSMWAMSVWMVLLGLGIGPALSGLTVVVQEAVDPRDLGTASANITFFRQIGGSVCLAVAGALYADTLAGTLDHGLRQAEAAATAHALPWLSAVGAAAFLLAVAFLPATRRKAERTPSAGTPVKSLV, from the coding sequence ATGAAGGAGTCGTCCCGCTCGCACAGCGGGCTCTTGCTGGTCGCCGTTCTCGGCGGCATGTTCCTCGCGATGCTCAACCAGACGATCGTGGGCACCGCCCTGCCCCGGATCACCCAGGAACTCGGCGGCGAGAGCCTCTACACCTGGACCGTCACCGCGTACCTGCTCACCTCGACCGTCACCGTCCCGCTGTACGGCCGTCTCTCCGACCTGTACGGCCGCAAGCCCCTGCTGATCATCGGCATCGTGGTGTTCCTGGCCGGCAGCGCCCTGTGCGCCCTGTCGGGGAGCATGGGCCAACTCATCGCGTTCCGCGCCCTCCAGGGACTGGGCGCCGGTGGCCTGCTCCCGCTGTCCCTGGCCCTGGTGGCGGAAACGATTCCGCCGGAACGGCAGGGCCGGACCCAGGGAGCGGTCGGCGGCGTCATGGCTCTGAGCTATGTGGTCGGCCCCTACCTCGGCGGTGTGTTCACCGACGGCGCCGGCTGGCAGTGGGTGTTCCTGGTCAACCTGCCCCTCGGCGCCGTCGTGCTCGCCGCCGTCGCGCGATACCTGCCCGCGGGCGGCGGCGTACGCACCGCCGGACGCCCCGACTACGCGGGCATCGGCGTACTGACGGTCGGGATCAGCGCCCTGCTGATCGGGCTCACCATGAAGGGCGTCGACGGCCACACCTGGACCGACGCCGTGGTCATCGGACCCATCCTGCTCGGGCTGGTGCTCGGCGTCCCGTTCGTGCTGATCGAGCAGCGGGCGGCTCAGCCGATCATGCCGCTGGGCCTGTTCCGCAACCGGGCCCACACCCTGGCCAACGTCGCCTCGTTCTTCTCGGCGTTCTGCCTGTTCGCGTCCGTGGTGTTCCTGCCCCGCTACTTCCAGGAGGCCCTGGGCCACAGCCCGAGCCGCAGCGGGCTCCTGCTGTACCCGCTCATGATCGCCACCGTCGCCGGCAGCCTGCTCACCGGCATGCTGATCAGCCGCACCGGCCGCTACCGGCCCTGGCTGCTCGGCGCCGCCGCGCTGGCCGCCGCGGGCTCCCTGCTGTTCGCCCGGCTCACCCTGGACACCTCGATGTGGGCGATGTCGGTCTGGATGGTGCTGCTCGGCCTCGGTATCGGCCCCGCCCTCTCCGGACTGACCGTCGTCGTCCAGGAGGCGGTCGATCCCCGCGACCTCGGCACCGCCAGCGCCAACATCACCTTCTTCCGCCAGATCGGCGGCTCCGTCTGCCTTGCCGTGGCCGGCGCCCTCTACGCCGACACTCTCGCCGGCACCCTCGACCACGGGCTGCGCCAGGCCGAGGCCGCCGCCACCGCCCACGCCCTGCCCTGGCTCTCCGCCGTCGGGGCGGCCGCCTTCCTCCTCGCCGTGGCGTTCCTGCCGGCCACCCGCCGCAAGGCCGAGCGGACTCCGTCCGCCGGCACCCCGGTCAAGTCCCTGGTCTGA
- a CDS encoding PadR family transcriptional regulator, with protein sequence MSLRIALLGTLAHHGPASGYELAKRFDASVNFVWQAKHSQIYPELAKMAQTGAVTVEDAGGGRGRKIYTITDAGREEIVQWVSGEDPYRSVRNESGLRGFLVTLLPPDEAAAVMRAEEARHTASLNGLLWLKEDVAARTTPGSPSFGQYALDLGLRTTRMLQQWAADTAEDLERRAGTEHTP encoded by the coding sequence ATGTCGCTCCGTATCGCCCTGCTCGGCACACTGGCCCACCACGGGCCCGCCTCCGGCTACGAACTGGCCAAGCGTTTCGACGCCTCGGTCAACTTCGTCTGGCAGGCCAAGCACAGCCAGATCTATCCGGAGCTCGCCAAGATGGCGCAGACCGGAGCCGTCACGGTCGAGGACGCGGGCGGCGGACGGGGCCGGAAGATCTACACGATCACCGACGCCGGCCGCGAGGAGATCGTCCAGTGGGTCAGCGGCGAGGACCCCTACCGCAGCGTCCGCAACGAGTCCGGGCTCCGCGGCTTCCTCGTCACGCTGCTCCCCCCGGACGAGGCGGCGGCCGTCATGCGTGCCGAGGAGGCACGCCACACGGCCTCACTGAACGGACTGCTGTGGCTGAAGGAGGACGTGGCCGCCCGCACCACGCCGGGCAGTCCGTCCTTCGGTCAGTACGCGCTGGATCTGGGCCTGCGTACCACCCGCATGCTGCAGCAGTGGGCGGCCGACACGGCCGAGGACCTCGAAAGGCGTGCCGGCACCGAGCACACACCCTGA
- a CDS encoding response regulator transcription factor, whose translation MIGVLLVDDDALVRAGLRLMLASAPDIDVVGEAADGTEVESLVDKHRPDLVLMDIRMPGLDGLEATRLLRARPDAPEVVMLTTFTTDDYVLRALQAGAAGFLLKHTRPERIIEAVRAAAAGEPVMSPEALSLLISTVTTTGEGAPPETPARWTPEAHEPLSLLGDRELEVALAVSRGRTNAEIARDLYMSVPTVKSHISHILGKLDLNNRVQIALLVYRAGRI comes from the coding sequence ATGATCGGCGTCCTGCTCGTCGACGACGACGCCCTGGTACGTGCCGGGCTGCGCCTCATGCTGGCCTCCGCCCCCGACATCGACGTCGTCGGCGAGGCCGCGGACGGCACCGAGGTCGAGTCCCTGGTCGACAAGCACCGCCCCGACCTCGTCCTGATGGACATCCGCATGCCCGGTCTCGACGGGCTGGAAGCCACCCGGCTCCTGCGCGCCCGCCCCGACGCCCCCGAGGTCGTGATGCTGACGACCTTCACCACCGACGACTACGTGCTGCGCGCACTGCAGGCCGGAGCCGCCGGCTTCCTCCTCAAGCACACCCGCCCCGAGCGGATCATCGAAGCCGTGCGGGCGGCCGCCGCGGGCGAACCGGTCATGTCCCCCGAAGCCCTGAGCCTGCTCATCAGCACCGTCACCACGACCGGCGAGGGCGCGCCGCCCGAAACGCCCGCCCGGTGGACGCCGGAGGCCCACGAGCCGCTGTCCCTGCTCGGCGACCGCGAACTGGAGGTCGCCCTCGCGGTCAGCCGCGGCAGGACCAACGCCGAGATCGCCCGGGACCTCTACATGAGCGTGCCCACCGTGAAGTCCCACATCTCCCACATCCTGGGCAAGCTCGACCTCAACAACCGCGTCCAGATCGCCCTGCTCGTCTACCGGGCGGGCCGTATCTGA
- a CDS encoding sensor histidine kinase has protein sequence MQGASRNRAKERLTDVLVVVAALALSMTVALAETRGLSVYPRLVSHGVPSVTYGLLPLPVFVGSVADDLLLVAGSALLFWRRRWPVGIAICLVLMATVTPLIPAALIALFTVAALRSIRETWALTALALAPLPLYCVLHRPSDTATLAGAVTGAVLVGGAVGWGLFVRGMYAAADQAEVQAALRAEQVRQRERESLAREMHDVLAHRLSLLSVHAGALEVNHQASREQVSEAAGVIRSSAYQAMEDLQQVLGVLRTPLQPDGAKTEPPQPTLADLTHLIEQSRASGMHIDVTPAGTLAELVAVPETTGRTAYRIVQESLTNAHKHAPGQSVRIHLEGAPDEGLTMRITNEIPDSAPRGLPGSGSGLNGLKERTTLIGGLLTHRRDGRTHEVRAQLPWPA, from the coding sequence ATGCAAGGCGCAAGCAGAAACCGGGCCAAAGAGCGGCTCACCGACGTCCTGGTCGTGGTGGCGGCCCTGGCGCTGTCGATGACCGTGGCTCTCGCGGAGACACGGGGCCTGTCGGTGTACCCGCGGCTGGTCTCGCATGGGGTTCCGTCTGTCACTTACGGGCTGCTGCCCCTGCCCGTCTTCGTGGGATCAGTCGCCGACGACCTGCTGCTGGTGGCCGGCAGCGCCCTGCTCTTCTGGCGCAGGCGGTGGCCCGTGGGCATCGCGATCTGCCTGGTGCTGATGGCGACCGTCACCCCACTCATCCCTGCCGCGCTGATCGCCCTGTTCACCGTCGCCGCCCTGCGCTCCATTCGCGAGACCTGGGCTCTGACCGCCCTGGCGCTCGCGCCGCTGCCGCTGTACTGCGTGCTGCACCGGCCGTCCGACACGGCGACGCTGGCCGGCGCCGTGACCGGCGCGGTGCTCGTGGGCGGCGCCGTCGGGTGGGGACTGTTCGTACGCGGGATGTACGCCGCCGCGGACCAGGCCGAGGTGCAGGCCGCGCTGCGTGCCGAACAGGTCCGCCAGCGCGAGCGGGAGTCCCTCGCCCGCGAGATGCACGACGTCCTCGCCCACCGGCTGTCCCTGCTCAGCGTGCACGCGGGCGCCCTCGAGGTGAACCACCAGGCCTCCCGGGAACAGGTCAGCGAGGCCGCCGGCGTCATCCGCTCCAGCGCCTACCAGGCCATGGAGGACCTCCAGCAGGTCCTCGGCGTACTGCGCACCCCGCTTCAGCCCGACGGTGCCAAGACCGAGCCGCCGCAGCCCACCCTGGCCGATCTGACCCACCTGATCGAGCAGTCCCGCGCGTCCGGCATGCACATCGACGTCACCCCGGCCGGGACCCTCGCCGAACTCGTCGCGGTGCCCGAGACCACCGGCCGCACCGCCTACCGCATCGTGCAGGAATCCCTCACCAACGCGCACAAGCACGCGCCCGGCCAGAGCGTGCGGATCCACCTCGAAGGCGCCCCCGACGAGGGCCTGACCATGCGGATCACCAACGAGATACCCGACAGCGCCCCCCGCGGACTGCCCGGCAGCGGCTCCGGCCTGAACGGACTCAAGGAGCGCACCACCCTGATCGGCGGCCTGCTCACCCACCGCCGGGACGGGCGGACCCACGAGGTCCGGGCGCAGCTGCCGTGGCCCGCATGA
- a CDS encoding polysaccharide deacetylase family protein: protein MIRTIRTAALLFASALTVSALTSCSTLTGVVSPADARGEAAKDKAAAGPVDCREARCVALTFDGGPSAPTPKLLDILDREKIKVTFFLQGKGHTDTYPETVRRMARDGHEIANHTWSHKDLTKLSPAEIRAEMAPVQKDITEITGKAPRLMRPPHGTTNDDVSNVMKDLGLAQILWSVTAKDFQTTDSELIKKRVLDQVGRDGIILLHERYAGTIPAVEDLIPVLEKRGYTFVTVSELMSPATPQPGKVYRP, encoded by the coding sequence ATGATCCGCACCATCCGTACCGCCGCCCTGCTGTTCGCCTCGGCCCTGACCGTGTCGGCACTGACCTCGTGCAGCACGCTCACCGGCGTGGTCTCCCCGGCCGACGCACGCGGCGAGGCCGCAAAGGACAAGGCCGCCGCCGGGCCCGTGGACTGCCGGGAAGCCCGCTGCGTGGCGCTCACCTTCGACGGCGGGCCCAGCGCACCCACCCCGAAACTCCTCGACATCCTCGACCGCGAGAAAATCAAGGTGACGTTCTTCCTTCAGGGAAAGGGCCACACCGACACCTATCCGGAAACCGTGCGCCGCATGGCGCGGGACGGCCACGAAATAGCCAACCACACCTGGTCGCACAAGGACCTGACAAAACTCAGTCCGGCGGAAATACGAGCCGAAATGGCCCCGGTGCAGAAGGACATCACGGAAATCACCGGAAAGGCTCCGAGGCTGATGCGCCCGCCGCACGGCACCACCAACGACGACGTGTCGAACGTCATGAAGGACCTCGGCCTCGCCCAGATCCTGTGGAGCGTCACCGCGAAGGACTTCCAGACCACCGACAGCGAACTGATCAAGAAGCGCGTCCTCGACCAGGTCGGCCGCGACGGCATCATCCTGCTCCACGAACGGTACGCGGGCACCATCCCCGCCGTCGAAGACCTGATCCCCGTCCTCGAGAAGCGCGGCTACACCTTCGTGACGGTCTCGGAACTCATGTCCCCGGCCACACCGCAGCCGGGCAAGGTGTATCGCCCTTGA
- a CDS encoding serine hydrolase, which produces MRRTASGWIVADKTGSGAYGTCHDVGIVWPPGRSPVVMSVLTTKHDTGAAPDSQLIAETASLPATALT; this is translated from the coding sequence GTGCGCCGGACTGCCTCCGGGTGGATCGTCGCCGACAAGACCGGCAGTGGCGCGTACGGGACCTGCCACGACGTGGGCATCGTCTGGCCCCCGGGCCGCTCCCCCGTCGTCATGAGCGTCCTCACGACGAAGCACGACACCGGCGCGGCACCTGACAGTCAACTGATCGCCGAGACGGCGTCGTTGCCGGCGACGGCGCTGACCTGA
- a CDS encoding discoidin domain-containing protein, translating into MNLLGDPGSPEATVDLARTGWTATASSEETGGENGRAANVLDGDPDTFWHSRWSGTAAPLPHSITVDMKRTADVSALSYQPRRDRANGRAGSYTVTTSTDGTTFGEPVAKGTWKDDETVKTATFTRTEKARYVRLTVTTEAGGRGPWTSAGEIRLSGPADPAVHGSWGRIIGFPLVPVATAVLPGDKMLAWSAYAVDNFGGSNGFTQTAILDLKTGKVTQRRVDNTGHDMFCPGIAMLADGRVLVTGGSNAEKASIYDPATDEWTETTDMNIPRGYQAMTLLSTGDAFVLGGSWSGGEGGKDGEVWSPDTETWRKLPGVPADRAMTADPDSPYRADNHMWLHATSGGKVLQVGPSKQMNWITTTGDGSLTSAGNRADSGDAMNGNAVPYDVGKLLTLGGAPAYEKSDATRRAYTVSVSGDKVEAARTGDMEQARGFSNSVVLPDGKVAVFGGQSHVVPFSDATAVMTPELWDPATGEFTPLATMAVPRNYHSVANLLPDGRIFSGGGGLCGGCDTNHPDGAVFTPPYLLDEDGSPKPRPAITGGVPPRSAPGSTLTVTTDKPVKSFVLMRAAAATHSTDNDQRRVPLESTATGDGTYRVTVPSDPGVVLPGNYMLFALDADGVPSESRFLTVS; encoded by the coding sequence CCCGGACCGGGTGGACGGCCACCGCCAGCAGCGAGGAGACCGGCGGCGAGAACGGCCGTGCCGCCAACGTGCTCGACGGCGACCCCGACACCTTCTGGCACAGCAGGTGGAGCGGCACCGCCGCCCCGCTGCCGCACAGCATCACCGTCGACATGAAGCGCACGGCGGACGTCTCCGCGCTGAGCTACCAGCCGCGCCGGGACCGGGCGAACGGCCGCGCCGGCAGCTACACCGTCACCACCAGCACCGACGGCACCACCTTCGGCGAGCCCGTCGCCAAGGGCACCTGGAAGGACGACGAGACGGTCAAGACGGCCACCTTCACCCGTACCGAGAAAGCACGCTACGTACGGCTGACCGTGACCACGGAGGCCGGCGGGCGCGGCCCGTGGACCTCGGCCGGCGAGATACGTCTGAGCGGACCGGCCGACCCCGCCGTGCACGGCTCCTGGGGCAGGATCATCGGCTTCCCCCTGGTGCCGGTGGCCACCGCCGTCCTGCCCGGCGACAAGATGCTGGCCTGGTCGGCCTACGCGGTCGACAACTTCGGAGGCAGCAACGGCTTCACCCAGACCGCGATCCTGGACCTGAAGACCGGAAAGGTCACCCAGCGCCGCGTCGACAACACCGGCCACGACATGTTCTGCCCCGGCATAGCCATGCTCGCCGACGGCCGCGTCCTCGTCACCGGGGGCAGCAACGCGGAGAAGGCGAGCATCTACGACCCGGCCACCGACGAGTGGACCGAGACCACCGACATGAACATCCCCCGCGGTTACCAGGCCATGACGCTGCTCTCCACCGGCGACGCCTTCGTCCTCGGCGGATCCTGGAGCGGCGGCGAGGGCGGCAAGGACGGCGAGGTGTGGTCACCGGACACCGAGACCTGGCGCAAGCTCCCCGGCGTCCCCGCCGACCGCGCGATGACGGCCGACCCGGACAGCCCCTACCGCGCCGACAACCACATGTGGCTGCACGCCACCTCCGGCGGCAAGGTCCTTCAGGTCGGCCCGAGCAAGCAGATGAACTGGATCACCACCACAGGCGACGGCAGCCTCACCTCGGCGGGCAACCGCGCCGACAGCGGCGACGCGATGAACGGCAACGCCGTCCCCTACGACGTCGGCAAGCTGCTCACCCTGGGCGGCGCTCCCGCCTACGAGAAGTCCGACGCCACCCGGCGCGCCTACACCGTGAGCGTCTCGGGCGACAAGGTCGAGGCCGCCCGCACCGGCGACATGGAACAGGCCCGCGGCTTCAGCAACAGCGTCGTCCTGCCCGACGGCAAGGTGGCCGTGTTCGGCGGACAGTCCCATGTGGTGCCGTTCAGCGACGCCACGGCGGTCATGACACCCGAGCTGTGGGACCCCGCCACCGGCGAGTTCACCCCGCTCGCCACCATGGCGGTCCCGCGCAATTACCACAGCGTCGCCAACCTGCTGCCGGACGGCCGCATCTTCTCCGGCGGCGGAGGCCTGTGCGGTGGCTGCGACACCAACCACCCCGACGGTGCGGTCTTCACACCGCCGTACCTCCTGGACGAGGACGGATCGCCGAAGCCGCGCCCGGCCATCACCGGCGGTGTGCCGCCGAGGTCCGCGCCCGGCTCGACGCTCACGGTGACCACCGACAAGCCGGTGAAGTCCTTCGTCCTGATGCGGGCCGCGGCCGCCACCCACTCCACCGACAACGACCAACGCCGCGTCCCCCTGGAGTCCACGGCGACGGGAGACGGCACGTACCGGGTGACCGTCCCGTCCGATCCCGGCGTGGTACTCCCGGGCAACTACATGCTGTTCGCCCTCGACGCCGACGGGGTGCCCAGCGAGTCCCGGTTCCTGACGGTCTCCTGA